CCGCGCAGCACCTTGACGATCAGCTCGGTGGTGCGGTGCTCGGAGTAGCCGACCTCGGGGTAACTGTGCAGCTCGCGCCGCCAGGCCACCAGCTCAGCCTGGTGACTGCCCAGCCAGTCGAGGGCTTGGGCGTGGAGGCTGCTCGGCACAAGGGCACCTTATCTTCAGGCCGGCGCGTCCTCCTCAGCAGTCCGCTCGAAGGCGCAGAACTCGTTACCGGCCGGATCGGCCAGCACGTGCCAGCCAAGGTCACCGCCGCGCGGGCGCAGCAGGGTGGCGCCGGCGTCGATCAGCAGCTGCGGGTCGGCCACCTCGACGTCCCAGTGCACCCGGTTCTTGATCGTCTTCGGCTCGGGAACCCGGCCGAAGACCAGGTACTCGAACGGAACGCCCGGCACCCGGCTCAGCCCCCAGTCACCATCCTCGTCGGACTCCAGCTCACCGCCCAGCACCGAGGCCCACCAGCGGGCCAGCGGCTCCGGCTCGGCGCAGTCGATCACCAGCTCGTACAACCGGTACTCGGGCACCTCGTCGCGGACGAACGCGCAGAACTCCTGGCCGTCCGGGTCGGTCATGACGGTCCACGCCCGGCCTGGGCCGGCCGGCTCGATGATCACCGCGCCGGCGGCGGTGAGCTCGGCCAGTGAGCCGGTGTGGACGTCGAGGTGCACCCGGTTCTTGACGGTCTTGGGCTCGGGCACCGTGTTAAAGCACACGCCATGGCCGACCGACGGGCCGTCCAGCCAGACGTCGGAGTCCTCGCGCCGCAGGGTCAGGCCGAGTGCCGCGGACCAGAACCGGGCCGACGTCTCGACGTCGACGGCGTCGACCACCAGCTCCTTGAACCGCGCCAACGCCGTCACGGGCTGTCTCGCAGACCGGCCAGGATCTGCTCGGCCGCCTGCTCGGCGGTCAACTCGCCGGCCAGCACCGCCCGTTCGGCGGCCTCGGCCAGCTCGCGCGCGGCCGGGGTCCGCAGCTGCTCCAGCAGCCGGTCGCGCACCATCGACCTGGTCCACTCCACCAGCTGGCGGCGCCGCTTGGCCTCGAACCCACCGTCAGCCAGCAGCGTGTCGCGATGACGCTGCACGTGCTTCCACACCTGGTCCAGGCCGCTGTTGTGCAACCCGCTGCAGGTCAGCACCGGCGCCTGCCACTGCCCTTCGGCGCCGCGGAGCAACCGCAGCGCCGAGGACAGCTCGCGGGCCGCCCGCTGCGAGGTGTCCAGGTGCTCGCCGTCGGCCTTGTTGACCGCGATCACATCGGCGATCTCGAGGATCCCGCGTTTCATGCCCTGAAGCTGATCGCCGGTGCGGGCCAGGGTCAGCAACACGAAGGTGTCGACCATGTCGGCCACCACGAACTCCGACTGGCCGACGCCGACCGTCTCGACCAGCACCACGTCATAGCCCGCCGCCTCCATCACCAGCATCGTCTCGCGGGTCGCCTTGGCCACCCCGCCGAGCGTGCCCGAACTCGGCGAGGGCCGCACGAACGCGCTGTCGTCCGCGGCCAGCCGGGTCATCCGGGTCTTGTCGCCCAGGATGCTGCCCCCGCTGCGCGCCGAGGACGGATCCACCGCCAGCACCGCCACCCGGTGGCCGGCCGCCGTCAGATTGCTGCCCAGGGTGTCGATGAAGGTGGACTTGCCGGCCCCGGGCACCCCGGTGACGCCGACCCGCTGCGCCGAGCCGGTGTGCGGCAGCAACCGGGCCAGCAGCTGCTGAGCCTGAGCCCGATGATCGGGCCGGCGGGACTCGACCAGGGTGATGGCGCGTGCGATGGCGGCCCGGTCACCGGCCAGCACGCCGTCGCTCAACGCTCCAACGTCCAGGACCCCGACATCCACCGCGGATCAGCCGGCGCCGGGCTGAGTGGTGAGCACCTCGAGCAACTGCAGCGCGGCCGTCGCGATCACGGTGCCGGGCGGGAAGATCGCCGCCGCGCCCGCCGCCCGCAGCTCGTCGAAGTCCTGCTCCGGGATCACCCCGCCCACCACGATCAGGATGTCGGAACGGCCGAACGCGGCCAGCTCGTCGCGCAGCGCCGGCACCAGGGTGAGGTGACCGGCGGCCAGGGAATTGACACCCACCACGTGCACATCGGCCTCGATCGCCTGCCGGGCCACCTCGGCCGGGGTCTGGAACAGCGGCCCGACGTCGACGTCGAAACCGAGGTCGGCGAAGGCAGTGGCGATCACCTTCTGGCCGCGGTCATGCCCGTCCTGGCCCATCTTCGCGACCAGGATCCGCGGCCGGCGGCCGTGCTCGGCCTCGAACCGGTCGGTGGCCGCCCGGGCCTGCTCGATCGAGGTCACCCTGCCCTCCTGTTCGGCCTCCGCGCCGTACACCCCGGAGATCGTCCTGATCTGCCCGGCATGCCGGCCGAAGACCACCTCCAGCGCGTCGGAGATCTCGCCCACGGTGGCCTTGGCCCGGGCAGCGTCGATCGCCAGCGCCAGCAGATTCTGCTCCAGGCCGGCCGGCCGGCTGCCCTCGGCTATCGCCGCGGCCGCCCGGGTCAGCGCGTCCAGCGCCTGCCGGCAAGCCCGCGGATCGCGTTCGGCCTTCAGGCGCAGCAGTTTCTCACTCTGGGACGCCCGCACCCCGGCGTTGTCGATCTTCAGGACGTCGATCTTCTCGTCCGTCTCGACGCGGTACTTGTTCACCCCGATGACCGGCTGGCGGCCCGAGTCGATCCTGGCCTGGGTGCGGGCGGCGGCCTCCTCGATGCGCAGCTTGGGCAGGCCCTCCTCGATCGCGGCGGCCATCCCACCGGCCTTCTCGACCTCTTCAAGGTGAGACCAGGCGCGCCGGGCCAGGTCATAGGTCAGCTTCTCGACGTAGGCGCTGCCGCCCCACGGGTCGATCACCCGGGTGGTCCCGGACTCCTGCTGCAGCAGCAACTGGGTGTTGCGGGCGATCCGGGCCGAGAAGTCGGTGGGCAACGCCAGCGCCTCGTCCAGGGCGTTGGTGTGCAGCGACTGGGTGTGGCCCTGGGTCGCGGCCATCGCCTCGACGCAGGTGCGCACCGCGTTGTTGAAGACGTCCTGGGCAGTCAGCGACCAGCCCGAGGTCTGGCAGTGCGCCCGCATCGCCAGCGACTTCTGGCTCGCCGGCTTGAACTCACCGACCAGCTTGGCCCACAGCAGCCGGGCCGCGCGCAGCTTGGCGACCTCCATGAAGAAGTTCATGCCGATGCCCCAGAAGAACGACAGCCGGGGCGCGAAGGCGTCGATGTCCATGCCGGCCGCCAGCCCCGCGCGCAGGTACTCCACGCCGTCGGCCAGGGTGTAGGCCAGCTCCAGATCGGCCGTCGCACCGGCCTCCTGGATGTGATAGCCCGAGATCGAGATGGAGTTGTAGCGGGGCATCCGCGCCGCGGTGTAGGCGAAGATGTCGCTGATGATCGTCATCGACGGGACCGGTGGGTAGATGTAGGTGTTGCGCACCATGAACTCTTTGAGGATGTCGTTCTGGATGGTGCCGGTCAGCTGCTCGGGCGCCACCCCCTGCTCCTCGGCGGCCACCACGAACAGCGCCAGCACCGGCAGCACCGCGCCGTTCATGGTCATCGACACGCTCATCCGGTCCAGCGGGATGCCGCTGAACAGCTCGCGCATGTCATAGATCGAGTCGATCGCCACCCCGGCCATCCCGACGTCGCCGACCACCCGTGGGTTGTCGCTGTCATAACCCCGGTGGGTGGGCAGGTCGAAGGCGACCGACAAGCCCTTCTGACCGGCGGCCAGGTTGCGCCGGTAGAAGGCGTTGGACTCGGCGGCGGTGGAGAACCCGGCGTACTGCCGGATGGTCCAGGGCTGGTTGACATACATGGTGGGGTAGGGCCCGCGCAGGAACGGCGCGATGCCCGGATAGGTGTCGAGAAAGTCCAGGCCCGCGAGGTCGGCGGCGGTGTAGAGCTCAGCCACCTCGATGCCCTCCGGGGTGCTCCAGCCGCCGGCTGTCCCGTCCCCCGGCGGGTTCAGCGGGTTCGGCCGGTCCGCCTGGTTCGGCTGCCCCGGCTCTGCGGGCGCCGGCCGGCCCAGCGACAGCTCGCCGAAGTCGGGAATCACGCGGGCACCCCCAGCACCTCGAAGATCGAGCGCAGGGCGGCGACCGCGTCACAGCCGGTGTGGATCGCGGCGTCGACCGCTCCCCCGGCGGCCAGCGCCGGCGGGCCGGCGATCCAGACCTGCTCCGCGCCGGCGGACTTCAGCGCGGTGGCCAGCGGCTCGGCGCGCGCGGCGTACTCCGGATCGGCGGCGCACAGCACCGCCAGCGCCGTCGCGCTCGCTTCGAACTCCGCCACCAGCTCGTCCGGCTCACCGGCGCCCACCACAGCCTCGATGCCGCCGGCTGCCAGCAGGTTGCGGGTGAAACCCAGCCGCCCGGTGCGCGCGGGGACCGGGCCGAACGCGGCCAGGAACACCTTCGGCCGTGCGCCGGTGGCGGCCAGTCGGGCGTCCGAGCGATCCCGCAGCGCCTCGAACGGCTCCGCGTACCGCACCCTGGGCAACCCACCGGACGGTGGTTGCGGCTGCGGCCGGCGGCTGATCAGAGACTCCTCGGGCATCGCGAACTCGCTGACGCCGGTGATCGGATCGCGGCGGCGGGCGATGTTGTCCCGGCGCGGTTGCCAGCTGGCCGCCAGCAGCGAGGCCAGCTCGCCGGACTCCAGCGCGGCCACCGCGCCGCCGGCCCGCTCGATCGCGGTGAACTTGTTCCAGGCGACCTCGGCCAGTTGCTCGGTCAGCGACTCGAGGTACCAGGAGCCGCCGGCCGGGTCGAGCACCCTGGCCAGGCTGGACTCGTCGTGCAGGATCGACTGGGTGTTGCGGGCGATCCGGCGTCCGAAGTCGTCGGGCAGCCCGACCGCGGAGTCGAACGGGGCCACGGTGATCGCCTCGGCGCCGGCGACGGCCGCCGCGAAGCATCCGATGGTGGCCCGCAGCAGGTTCACCCACGGATCGCGCCGGGTCAACGTGACCGCGGCGGTGACCGCGTGCTGGCGCTGGCCCGGGCTGCCCGCCGCCGCGCCGCACAGCTCGGCCACCCGGCCCCAGAGCCGGCGGCCGGCCCTGAGCTTGGCCATCGAGGCCCACTGGTCGGCGCTGACGGCGTAGCGGAACTCCAGCCGCGCCAGGGCCGCGTCGACGCTCAGGCCGGCCTGGGTCAGGGCGCGCAGGTAGGCCACCCCGACGGCGACGCTGATCGCCAGCTCGTCGGAGTCGCTGCCGCCGGCCTCGGAGTAGACGCTGGCATCGACGGTGCTCAACAGCAGCCGGGGAAACTCCGCGGCGGCCTCGGCCAGCCGCGGGAGAAGGGAGAGGTCCGGCCGGTCGCCGGTGCGCGCGGCGTGCCCGATCGGGTCCGCGCCCAGCGTGCCGGCCAGCTCGGCCGGATCCAGGCCGCGGGCGCTCACCAGCCGCAGCAGCGCCTCGGCCGCCGCGCCGGTCTCGGCCCCGGCGTCCAGAGCGACGGGCGCCAGCTCCAGGTACATCCCGTCCAGGACGGCGGCCAGCGACTCGACCGGAGCCCCGACGCCGCTCGACGAGGCGCCCAGCTGCAGCCAGATCGAGGAGGCCCCGCCGGCCAGCTCGGTCAGCACCGCCCGGTTGCTCGCCGCCGGGTCCGGATCGGCGACCCGCTGCCGGACGTCCCACCCTGCCCGCCGGGCGCTCGACCCGCGGGTGAACGGCGGCTCGCCCGGCAGCCCGGCGGCCTCGAGCCCCACGCCCTCGGGCAGGTCGGCGGCGGTGTAGAGCGGGGCGATCAGCAGGCCGTCGTAGGTGCGGTAGGACAGCGCGTCCTCGGGCCCGCCGTCGCCCACGCCCTCGCCGACGTTGACCCCGGACTTGGCGAGCACCGCGGCCACCAGCGAACGCCACTGCTCCCGGGTCGCCGCCGGAAAGTCACCGGCCAGCGCGAGGTGATCGGGGAGCGCCGTCATAGCGCGATGTTAGAGCGAACCGGCTCGCGGCGGGCGCGGGGTGGCCTATCTCTCGGCGCTGGTCGGCGCCCAGCCGTGCCGGCCCGGGGTGCGGGCCGCGGGCTAGGCTCAGCTCCCGTGACTGAGACCGAGATCGAGACCGGAGATTCGGCCGGCGGCCGGCAGCCGCGGCAGCCCGACGTCCACTCGGCCGACCCGGGGCAGCTGGCCGCCGAGGCGGCCCGGGAACTGGCCGTCCGGACCGGCGCGCAGCGCCATGACCTGGCTCTGGTGCTCGGCTCCGGGTGGCTGCCGGCGGTGACTGCGCTCAGCGAGCGCGCCACCGCCGATGAGGAGTTCGCCAGCACCGAGCTGCCCGGCTTCCTGCCGACGGCGGTCGCCGGGCACGCCGGCACGATCCGGTCGCTGGCCCTGGACGGCAAGCGGGTCCTGATCTTCTCCGGGCGCACCCACTTCTACGAGGGCCGGGGGGTGGCGGCGGTGGTGCACGGCGTGCGGGTGGCCGCGGCCGCCGGCTGCGCGGTCACGGTGCTGACCAACGGCTGCGGCGGGCTGCGCGCCGACATGCGGGTGGGTGATCCGGTGCTGATCTCTGACCACCTGAACCTGACCGCCACCTCGCCGCTGGTCGGGCCCCGGTTCGTGGACCTGACCGACCTGTACTCACCGCGGCTGCGAGCCCTGATGCGCGAGATCGACCCGTCGCTGGCCGAGGGGGTGTACGCGCAATTCCCCGGCCCGCACTACGAGACCCCCGCCGAGGTGCGGATGGCCAGGGTGCTGGGCGCTGACCTGGTGGGCATGTCCACCGCGCTGGAGGCGATCGCCGCCCGGGCCGAGGGCTCGGAGGTGCTCGGCATCTCGCTGGTCACCAACCTGGCGGCCGGCATGACCGGGCAGCCGCTGAACCATGAAGAGGTGCTGGCCGCCGGCAAGGCAGCCGCGGTCCGGGCCGGCGGGTTGCTCGGCGAGCTGATCGGCCGGCTGTGACCGTCCTGATCACCGGCTCGGGCGGCAAGATCGGCCGCTCGTTGGCGACGCTGCTGTCGGAGCTGGGCTGGCAGCTCAGGGGCTTCGACCGGCAGCCGGCGACCGGACCGGTCGAGCAGGTCCACGGCGACATCACCGACCCGCACGCGCTGGACCGGGCGATGGCCGGGGTGCAGGCCGTCGTCCACCTGGCCGGCCAGTCCACCGAGGCGCCCTGGCCGGTGATCCGCGAGGCCAACATCGAGGGCGCCTACCAGGTGTTCGAGGCGGCCCGGCGGGCCGGCGTCCGGCGGGTCGTCTACGCCTCGTCCAACCATGCGGTCGGTTTCACGCCGCGGCAGCCGAGCGCCGCCGGCTCGCACGAGTTCCCGGACGGCGGCCCCGCGGCCGACCTGGCCGCCGACACCCCGGCCCGGCCCGACACCCTGTACGGGGTCAGCAAGGTGTTCGGCGAGGCGCTCGGGCGCTACTACGTTGACCGCTACGGCATGCAGGTCGCCTGCCTGCGGATCGGCACCTTCGACGACACCCCGCCCGACGCCCGGGCGATGGCCACCTGGCTGTCACCGCGGGACTGCGCCAGGCTGGTGGACGCGTGCCTGCGCACCGACCGGTTGGGCTTCGCGCTGGTGTGGGGGGTCTCGGCGAACCGGGACCGGTGGTGGTCCCTCGACGCCGGGCACGCGCTGGGCTACCAGCCGCTGGACGACGCCAGCGGGTTGCGATTCGATCCGCGGCAGGCCGCGGACGCCGCCGAGCTGGTCGGCGGCGGTTTCACCGATCCGTCCTTCGGCATCGACGAGGTGCTCCAGCGCCTGCGGCAGGAGTCCTGATGAGCGCCGTGGTCGTCCCCCAGCAGCTCGCCGACCAGGTCACCGGCTGGATCGCCGACGAGCCCGACCCGGACGCCGCCGCCGAGCTGCGGGCGCTGCTGGACCGGGCGCGCGACGGTGACCCGGCCGCGCTGGCCGAGCTCGGCGACCGGTTCGCCGGGCCGCTGACCTTCGGCACCGCCGGCCTGCGCGGGCCACTGCGGGCCGGCCCGAACGGCATGAACACCGCTGTGGTGCGGCAGGCGGCGGCCGGGCTGGCGGCCCAGCTCACCGCGTCCGGACGGGGCGGCGGCATCGTGGTGATCGGCTATGACGGCCGGCACGGCTCGCGGTCCTTCGCCACCGACTCCGCGGCGATCCTGGCCGCGGCCGGCTTCGACGTCCGGCTGCTGCCCCGGCTGCTGCCGACCCCGCTGCTGGCCTTCGCGGTCAACCACTTCGGCGCGGTGGCCGGGGTGATGGTCACCGCCTCGCACAACCCGCCGCAGGACAACGGCTACAAGGTCTACGCCCACGACGGCGCGCAGATCGTGCCGCCGATGGACGCCGAGATCGAGGCCGCGATCCGGGCCGTCGGGCCGGTGCGCGAGATCGCGATGTCGACCGGTTACCGGACGCTGGACGAGTCGGTGGTCCAGGCCTACGTGGCGGCGGTGGCGAATCTGGCGCGGCCCGGCACCCCCCGCGAGCTGCGGGTGGTGCACACCTCCCTGCACGGAGTCGGCGCCCCGGTCGTCCGGGCGGTGTTCGCCGCGGCCGGCTTCAGCACGCCGAACGAGGTCAGCGAGCAGGCCGAGCCCGATCCGGACTTTCCGACGGTGAGCTTTCCCAACCCGGAGGAGCCCGGGGCGATGGACCTGGCGTTGGCGCTGGCCGGGGACTGCCAGGCCGACCTGATCATCGCCAACGACCCGGACGCCGACCGGTGCGCGGTGGGCGCGCTGTTCCCGGCGGTCGCTGACCGTCCGGCGGGCTGGCGGATGCTGCGCGGCGACGAGCTGGGCGTGCTGCTGGCGGACTGCCTGCTGCGCCGCGGCGTCCGCGGCACCTACGCCACCACCATCGTCTCCTCGACGATGCTGGCGGCGATGGCGGCCAAGCACGGGGTGGGCTTCGCCGAGACGCTCACCGGGTTCAAGTGGATCTCGCGCGCCGCGCCGGACCTGGTGTACGGCTATGAGGAAGCGCTGGGCTACGCGGTCGCGCCGGAGCGGGTGCGTGACAAGGACGGCATCTCGGCGGCGCTGCTGATCGCCGAGCTGGCGGCCGGTCTCAAGGCCGAGGGCTCGTCGCTGCCCCGGCGGCTGGCCGAGCTGGCCGCCGAATACGGACTGCATGCCACCAGCCAGCTGTCCTGGCGGGTCACCGACCTCGGCCTGATCGCCGCGGCGATGAGCCGGTTGCGAGCCGCTCCCCCCAGCCGGCTGCTGGGCCGGCCGGTCAGCGTGAGCGACCTGGCGCCGGACAACGACGTGGTGATCCTGCGCTTCGAGGGCGGCCGGGTGGTGGTGCGGCCCTCGGGCACCGAGCCCAAGTGCAAGGCCTACCTGGAACTTGTGATGCCCATCGGTGAACCGGAGCTGCCGACCGGCGCTGAGCCGGAGCTGCCGACCGGCGCTGAGCCGGCGGCCGGCGCTGAGCCGGCGGGTGACGACCGGCTGATGGCGGCCGTCGCGGCGGCCGAGCAGCGAGCCACTGCCGAGCTGGCCGCGCTGGCGGCCGAGGTGACCCGGGCCCTCGGGATGGCCGGCGACTAGCTCGGGAACCGCACCGGGCACTCGCCGGTGAGCAACCGCTCCGGCGGCGCCTCGGCTGCTGTGCGGCGCGGCAGGCAACCGGTGCGCTGCAGGCTGCCGTCGACCAACCGGTAGGTGGCCCAGTAGTTGCGGCCGCTGGCGTAGTTGGGCTGGTAGTCGTTCTCGGTGCCCAGCACGTCCAGCCAGCCGTCGTGGTCGAAGTCGGCGGCCAGCGGCCGGCCGCCGTCGAAGGTCACGCCCGCCTGAGCCGGGCTGTCCAGCGCGCCCGAGCGCAACAGCACCAACTCGGCGGTGCCGGCATGCGAACCCACCTCGGCGAGGACCGCGCAGTGCGCGATCGCCTTACCGGCAGCCGGCAGGCAGTCCAGCTTTGCCGTCCAGCCGAAACCCGCTCGACCGACCCACCATTGCCGGTGCTGGTCCTCGTGCAGCAGCTGGAGCACCGGGGTGCTGAGGTCGGGTTGCTTCAGCGCCGTGGTGGGCGCGGCGCTGGACCACAACCGCACCGAGTAACCGTCGCCGAGCCGCACCGGTTGTCCCGGCGTGCAGGACCATTGCCGGCACGGCGCGTCCGATGAGCCGGTAGCGGGGCCGGGCGAGGTCGAGCCGGGCGCCGGCGCCGAGCTGGAGGTCGTCTTGTTGCCGGCTGCCGGCGCGTCGGCCTGCTTGCCCGAGCCGGCGCATCCAGCCAGCGCCACGCTCACCACCAGTGCCGATCCCAGCAGCACGGCGATCCGGCCGAACGGAAACCCGGCCGGACGGAACGGCCGGTTTCGGCCCAGGACTGTCGCACGCTTGATCATCTGACACCTTCTCGGCAAGCATCTTCATCCGGCGGTGGTCTTCGCCGGCATTGAGAAGCGCCACCGCTTCCATCAGAACACCGAACCCGGTGCTGCGCTCGCAGCACACGGCATCAAGTCGGTAACGCACGGCATCAAGTCGGTAACAGGGCCCGACCGGGATGTCAGGAGGTGGCGGTGGGGCTCGCGCTCGGGACCGGCGGACTGCTGCTGGGACGCCCGCGGCGGTTGCCGTCCAGCTGCGCGCTGGTGCTCGGAGCCGGACTCATCTTGGCGGTCGCCGGCTCGCCACCGACCTCGATGATCGAGCGCAGCACGCCCGCGGCGTCGATCGCCACCTGGGCGAAGAATCCGGAATCCGCTGCGTTGATCAGCTGATCCGGGGTGCACGCGCTGCCGGCCGGCGGGCAGATGCTGCCACCGGAAGTGATGGTCATCGAGGGGGCCAGCGCGGCGGAGAAGCTCTGCCTGCCGCTGATCAGGTACAGGTCGCCGCCGTCGATCCCGGCCCGGGGCCGGACGGTGGCGAACTGGTAGACGAGCCGGCTGCTGGCCTGGTCATAGCCGCTGACCCGGATCACCGCGTTGCCCAGCGGGCCGCTGGGTGAAGGCGTCGGCGCCGGGCTGCCCGCCGGTGTGCTCGGGGCCGCGGTGCGCTCGATGGTCCCGGACCCGGCCGCCGCTGTC
The DNA window shown above is from Jatrophihabitans sp. and carries:
- a CDS encoding VOC family protein, which translates into the protein MTALARFKELVVDAVDVETSARFWSAALGLTLRREDSDVWLDGPSVGHGVCFNTVPEPKTVKNRVHLDVHTGSLAELTAAGAVIIEPAGPGRAWTVMTDPDGQEFCAFVRDEVPEYRLYELVIDCAEPEPLARWWASVLGGELESDEDGDWGLSRVPGVPFEYLVFGRVPEPKTIKNRVHWDVEVADPQLLIDAGATLLRPRGGDLGWHVLADPAGNEFCAFERTAEEDAPA
- the meaB gene encoding methylmalonyl Co-A mutase-associated GTPase MeaB, which encodes MDVGVLDVGALSDGVLAGDRAAIARAITLVESRRPDHRAQAQQLLARLLPHTGSAQRVGVTGVPGAGKSTFIDTLGSNLTAAGHRVAVLAVDPSSARSGGSILGDKTRMTRLAADDSAFVRPSPSSGTLGGVAKATRETMLVMEAAGYDVVLVETVGVGQSEFVVADMVDTFVLLTLARTGDQLQGMKRGILEIADVIAVNKADGEHLDTSQRAARELSSALRLLRGAEGQWQAPVLTCSGLHNSGLDQVWKHVQRHRDTLLADGGFEAKRRRQLVEWTRSMVRDRLLEQLRTPAARELAEAAERAVLAGELTAEQAAEQILAGLRDSP
- the scpA gene encoding methylmalonyl-CoA mutase, encoding MIPDFGELSLGRPAPAEPGQPNQADRPNPLNPPGDGTAGGWSTPEGIEVAELYTAADLAGLDFLDTYPGIAPFLRGPYPTMYVNQPWTIRQYAGFSTAAESNAFYRRNLAAGQKGLSVAFDLPTHRGYDSDNPRVVGDVGMAGVAIDSIYDMRELFSGIPLDRMSVSMTMNGAVLPVLALFVVAAEEQGVAPEQLTGTIQNDILKEFMVRNTYIYPPVPSMTIISDIFAYTAARMPRYNSISISGYHIQEAGATADLELAYTLADGVEYLRAGLAAGMDIDAFAPRLSFFWGIGMNFFMEVAKLRAARLLWAKLVGEFKPASQKSLAMRAHCQTSGWSLTAQDVFNNAVRTCVEAMAATQGHTQSLHTNALDEALALPTDFSARIARNTQLLLQQESGTTRVIDPWGGSAYVEKLTYDLARRAWSHLEEVEKAGGMAAAIEEGLPKLRIEEAAARTQARIDSGRQPVIGVNKYRVETDEKIDVLKIDNAGVRASQSEKLLRLKAERDPRACRQALDALTRAAAAIAEGSRPAGLEQNLLALAIDAARAKATVGEISDALEVVFGRHAGQIRTISGVYGAEAEQEGRVTSIEQARAATDRFEAEHGRRPRILVAKMGQDGHDRGQKVIATAFADLGFDVDVGPLFQTPAEVARQAIEADVHVVGVNSLAAGHLTLVPALRDELAAFGRSDILIVVGGVIPEQDFDELRAAGAAAIFPPGTVIATAALQLLEVLTTQPGAG
- a CDS encoding methylmalonyl-CoA mutase subunit beta, whose translation is MTALPDHLALAGDFPAATREQWRSLVAAVLAKSGVNVGEGVGDGGPEDALSYRTYDGLLIAPLYTAADLPEGVGLEAAGLPGEPPFTRGSSARRAGWDVRQRVADPDPAASNRAVLTELAGGASSIWLQLGASSSGVGAPVESLAAVLDGMYLELAPVALDAGAETGAAAEALLRLVSARGLDPAELAGTLGADPIGHAARTGDRPDLSLLPRLAEAAAEFPRLLLSTVDASVYSEAGGSDSDELAISVAVGVAYLRALTQAGLSVDAALARLEFRYAVSADQWASMAKLRAGRRLWGRVAELCGAAAGSPGQRQHAVTAAVTLTRRDPWVNLLRATIGCFAAAVAGAEAITVAPFDSAVGLPDDFGRRIARNTQSILHDESSLARVLDPAGGSWYLESLTEQLAEVAWNKFTAIERAGGAVAALESGELASLLAASWQPRRDNIARRRDPITGVSEFAMPEESLISRRPQPQPPSGGLPRVRYAEPFEALRDRSDARLAATGARPKVFLAAFGPVPARTGRLGFTRNLLAAGGIEAVVGAGEPDELVAEFEASATALAVLCAADPEYAARAEPLATALKSAGAEQVWIAGPPALAAGGAVDAAIHTGCDAVAALRSIFEVLGVPA
- a CDS encoding purine-nucleoside phosphorylase; the protein is MTETEIETGDSAGGRQPRQPDVHSADPGQLAAEAARELAVRTGAQRHDLALVLGSGWLPAVTALSERATADEEFASTELPGFLPTAVAGHAGTIRSLALDGKRVLIFSGRTHFYEGRGVAAVVHGVRVAAAAGCAVTVLTNGCGGLRADMRVGDPVLISDHLNLTATSPLVGPRFVDLTDLYSPRLRALMREIDPSLAEGVYAQFPGPHYETPAEVRMARVLGADLVGMSTALEAIAARAEGSEVLGISLVTNLAAGMTGQPLNHEEVLAAGKAAAVRAGGLLGELIGRL
- a CDS encoding NAD(P)-dependent oxidoreductase, with the protein product MTVLITGSGGKIGRSLATLLSELGWQLRGFDRQPATGPVEQVHGDITDPHALDRAMAGVQAVVHLAGQSTEAPWPVIREANIEGAYQVFEAARRAGVRRVVYASSNHAVGFTPRQPSAAGSHEFPDGGPAADLAADTPARPDTLYGVSKVFGEALGRYYVDRYGMQVACLRIGTFDDTPPDARAMATWLSPRDCARLVDACLRTDRLGFALVWGVSANRDRWWSLDAGHALGYQPLDDASGLRFDPRQAADAAELVGGGFTDPSFGIDEVLQRLRQES
- a CDS encoding phospho-sugar mutase, whose product is MSAVVVPQQLADQVTGWIADEPDPDAAAELRALLDRARDGDPAALAELGDRFAGPLTFGTAGLRGPLRAGPNGMNTAVVRQAAAGLAAQLTASGRGGGIVVIGYDGRHGSRSFATDSAAILAAAGFDVRLLPRLLPTPLLAFAVNHFGAVAGVMVTASHNPPQDNGYKVYAHDGAQIVPPMDAEIEAAIRAVGPVREIAMSTGYRTLDESVVQAYVAAVANLARPGTPRELRVVHTSLHGVGAPVVRAVFAAAGFSTPNEVSEQAEPDPDFPTVSFPNPEEPGAMDLALALAGDCQADLIIANDPDADRCAVGALFPAVADRPAGWRMLRGDELGVLLADCLLRRGVRGTYATTIVSSTMLAAMAAKHGVGFAETLTGFKWISRAAPDLVYGYEEALGYAVAPERVRDKDGISAALLIAELAAGLKAEGSSLPRRLAELAAEYGLHATSQLSWRVTDLGLIAAAMSRLRAAPPSRLLGRPVSVSDLAPDNDVVILRFEGGRVVVRPSGTEPKCKAYLELVMPIGEPELPTGAEPELPTGAEPAAGAEPAGDDRLMAAVAAAEQRATAELAALAAEVTRALGMAGD